In a genomic window of Acropora muricata isolate sample 2 chromosome 2, ASM3666990v1, whole genome shotgun sequence:
- the LOC136909022 gene encoding uncharacterized protein codes for MAALGDITTELSKLSNDISSAELSHGEVDFYIYKLDLLWKRIFQLHYDSNVDSNSFNGTLILSSINEAILCLKECNRLLDSAYRCPVQHTGNVGRPRLSVTIEQLEYFIDYDFSATDIAHMLNISVRTIQRRLQEFDLSIRASYSPVNDLELDDVVTEIIKEFPNIGYRRMHGELGRRKIKVTQHRVRDAMHRVDPSGVAMRWMNAIPRRSYNVSEPLALWHIDGHHKLIRWKLVIHGGIDGYTRIPVYLKCSTNNRADTVLQYFKEAVARYGLPSRVRSDRGGENIEVSLFMLQHPLRGPGRGSMICGRSVHNQRIERMWRDVYIGVALLYHELFHHLEQYGELNPMNDLEMYCLHFIFVPRINEHLKKWQDGWNRHRIRTAGNRTPLQLYIMGLLRSNGSMGFSQDACGCLSEEEINAYGIDWDGPLPDEADCDEAVDVPEVPGLLDPNQLQVLINSVDPLQRSEVYGIDLYVETKRIVHNLLNATSVSTLS; via the exons ATGGCGGCTTTGGGAGACATAACTACAGAGTTGTCAAAGCTAAGCAATGATATTTCCTCTGCTGAACTTAGCCATGGTGAGGTAGACTTTTACATCTATAAATTGGACCTGTTGTGGAAAAGAATTTTCCAACTTCACTATGATTCTAATGTTGACAGTAACAGCTTCAATGGTactttaattttgtcttcaatCAATGAAGCCATTCTCTGTTTGAAGGAATGCAATCGCCTTCTAGATTCCGCTTATCGATGCCCCGTACAACACACTGGAAACGTAGGACGACCACGACTTTCAGTAACAATAGAGCAGCTTGAGTATTTCATCGATTACGACTTCAGTGCAACAGATATAGCGCACATGTTGAATATCTCAGTACGAACCATTCAACGCCGTTTGCAAGAATTTGATCTTTCAATCAGAGCATCTTACTCCCCAGTTAATGATTTAGAACTTGATGATGTGGTAACAGAAATAATTAAAGAGTTTCCCAACATTGGATATCGTAGAATGCATGGGGAACTCGGAAGGAGAAAAATTAAGGTCACTCAACACAGAGTTCGAGATGCAATGCATCGAGTTGATCCTAGCGGTGTGGCCATGAGATGGATGAATGCGATTCCTAGACGTTCCTACAATGTAAGCGAGCCTTTAGCTTTATGGCACATCGATGGCCACCACAAGCTGATAAG ATGGAAGCTAGTCATACATGGAGGCATAGATGGATATACCAGAATCCCCGTTTATCTAAAATGCTCAACAAACAACAGGGCTGATACTGTTCTGCAGTATTTTAAGGAAGCAGTGGCAAGGTATGGTTTACCTTCCAGGGTGAGATCGGACAGAGGAGGGGAGAACATAGAAGTATCGTTATTTATGCTTCAGCATCCATTACGTGGGCCTGGAAGGGGTAGCATGATTTGTGGTCGTAGTGTCCACAATCAAAGAATAGAGCGCATGTGGCGAGATGTCTACATTGGTGTTGCTTTACTCTACCATGAACTTTTCCATCACTTGGAACAATATGGAGAACTTAACCCAATGAACGATTTAGAAATGTACTGCTTACATTTCATATTTGTGCCCAGAATAAATGAGCACCTCAAGAAATGGCAGGATGGTTGGAATCGCCATCGCATAAGAACGGCAGGTAACAGAACACCACTACAGCTATATATCATGGGGCTTCTACGTAGTAATGGATCAATGGGGTTCTCTCAAGATGCTTGTGGATGTCTTTCAGAG GAGGAAATCAATGCTTATGGAATTGATTGGGATGGTCCATTGCCTGACGAAGCTGACTGTGATGAGGCTGTAGATGTACCAGAGGTACCTGGATTATTAGACCCCAATCAGTTACAAGTTCTGATAAATTCTGTTGACCCTCTACAGCGATCAGAGGTTTATGGAATAGATTTGTATGTAGAAACAAAACGAATTGTACACAATCTTTTAAATGCAACTTCAGTTTCAACATTATCATGA
- the LOC136909096 gene encoding uncharacterized protein, producing MILCECAIRVRTGSWDNKKPAKSGHEINMAASSEEIAESLNKCVKNLATAAEALQNLRNGTGNQISESRLTMVKRPAELEEHRKLFGFKPPSHSKSKFSASGSSPSTSSAKRFKNGSGKVFIPIRNTWTHKFFLCASSMCSQVPTTREKIEHGLAGLGERDIVFQKDGNAEHVQKKLIESYPVLKECGGYEIMRSVVGSSKLLEVLLVPPGGYNVPYLKSCLLQAKGYIRPIQKQLSLEPLSEKDDSFAVTKKQWPKEKCLNCGEEIEINVLRAHTENCLSGEEHLAGEKGKETDSAEGSSTLEHQLPSVVDLTQGDNKNHDALLAEVMNIFPDKSYREIQKKFAREGTVDATVAAFLAEDDEELARSVFDVPTALPTTLDGFRQSWYNPNLEQKILIDRRSPKLLRDIFKLYKKGLNIRATPDVEFRGEEGSDASGPTREYFYLAMSRLVSGDPDIHLFEGEEDHLVPIHCIESYDSLLFYYTGLMICHSVLHEGYPLVGLSEAVVAYIITGSIDEAVQYLSLQDIPDLEVREVLQKVRSAETSDELNHLNGLESVLNTLVTAGFVNKLLTKENKDVACEKVMVHFALMNRKMEMDDIRRGLEIIQLASTMEKNRDLWCQVFPRMNDVKVSPNVLATKLTLNSSVGEMDESQKQAFEWCKDYVALLPVSSVDQHSPTTGRFLQFVFGSPQYPSRPLYVKFNRKEKSLPDPEACLGILSIPTTCATFAEFKEKMDVTISMQAEGYGRF from the exons ATGATTCTCTGCGAGTGTGCAATTCGGGTACGAACGGGATCATGGGATAACAAAAAACCCGCGAAATCTGGACATGAAATCAACATGGCAGCCAGCAGTGAAGAGATCGCTGAGTCGCTGAATAAATGTGTAAAAAATCTGGCGACTGCTGCAGAGGCActtcaaaatttaagaaacggAACTGGAAATCAAATATCTGAGAGTAGACTGACAATGGTAAAACGGCCTGCTGAGTTGGAGGAACATCGGAAATTGTTTGGTTTCAAACCTCCATCTCACTCGAAATCTAAGTTTTCAGCGAGTGGGTCATCGCCGTCAACGTCAAGTGCAAAGAGGTTCAAGAATGGAAGTGGCAAGGTCTTCATTCCCATCCGTAACACTTGGACCCACAAGTTTTTCCTTTGTGCTAGTAGTATGTGTTCACAAGTTCCAACGACGCGAGAAAAGATAGAGCATGGGCTAGCGGGTTTAGGAGAGAGAGACATTGTCTTTCAGAAAGATGGCAATGCAGAGCACGTCCAGAAAAAGCTTATTGAATCATATCCAGTATTGAAAGAATGTGGAGGATATGAAATAATGCGCTCGGTTGTTGGGTCTTCTAAGTTGCTTGAAGTGTTACTTGTTCCACCTGGCGGTTACAACGTCCCCTACTTGAAGTCATGCCTTCTTCAAGCAAAGGGTTACATCAGACCAATACAAAAACAACTTTCACTCGAGCCACTGTCAGAAAAAGATGATAGCTTCGCT GTTACAAAGAAGCAGTGGCCAAAAGAGAAGTGTCTTAACTGTGGTGAAGAAATCGAAATTAATGTACTTCGAGCCCATACTGAGAATTGTTTGAGTGGTGAGGAACACTTAGCTGGTGAGAAGGGCAAGGAAACTGACAG TGCTGAGGGTTCTTCGACATTAGAGCATCAACTACCAAGTGTTGTTGACCTGACACAAGGGGATAACAAG AACCATGATGCATTGCTGGCAGAAGTGATGAACATCTTTCCTGATAAAAGTTACagagaaatacaaaaaaagTTTGCTAGAGAGGGCACTGTGGATGCAACTGTAGCAGCATTTCTTG CGGAAGATGATGAAGAATTGGCCAGATCAGTGTTTGATGTACCTACTGCATTGCCAACAACACTGGATGGTTTTCGACAGAGCTGGTACAATCCTAATCTTGAACAGAAGATCCTCATCGACCGTCGTTCTCCGAAGCTTCTTCGAGACATATTTAAGCTGTATAAGAAAGGCCTCAACATACGAGCAACACCTGATGTAGAATTCAGAGGCGAAGAGGGGAGTGATGCTTCTGGACCAACCCGTGAATACTTTTACCTAGCCATGTCTCGTTTGGTGTCTGGGGACCCAGATATCCATCTCTTTGAGGGTGAAGAGGATCATCTTGTGCCCATACACTGTATTGAATCTTATGATTCTTTGTTGTTTTACTACACTGGTCTGATGATCTGCCATTCTGTGCTGCATGAAGGGTATCCTCTGGTGGGCTTGTCTGAGGCAGTGGTGGCATACATCATTACAGGTTCCATTGATGAGGCTGTGCAGTATCTCTCTCTTCAAGACATACCAGATTTAGAAGTTAGAGAGGTTCTTCAAAAA GTGAGAAGCGCAGAGACAAGCGATGAGCTAAACCATCTAAATGGGCTAGAATCTGTCCTTAATACTCTTGTAACTGCCGGTTTTGTGAACAAGCTCCTCACTAAAGAGAACAAAGATGTTGCCTGTGAAAAAGTCATGGTACACTTTGCTCTGATGAATCGGAAAATGGAAATGGATGACATCAGAAGGGGGTTGGAGATCATACAACTAGCATCGACAATGGAAAAGAATAGAGACCTTTGGTGCCAGGTATTCCCCAGAATGAATGATGTTAAAGTTTCACCCAATGTGCTAGCAACCAAACTTACCCTGAATTCAAGTGTTGGAGAGATGGATGAAAGTCAAAAACAAGCATTTGAGTGGTGTAAAGATTATGTGGCACTCCTTCCAG TTTCTTCAGTGGATCAGCATTCACCAACTACAGGACGATTTCTTCAGTTTGTCTTTGGAAGTCCCCAGTACCCAAGCCGACCACTTTATGTAAAATTCAATAGAAAAGAGAAAAGTCTCCCTGATCCTGAAGCTTGCCTAGGAATACTTTCCATCCCTACCACTTGTGCTACCTTTGCcgaattcaaagaaaaaatggatGTCACAATATCAATGCAAGCAGAGGGATATGGCAGATTCTAA
- the LOC136909097 gene encoding uncharacterized protein: protein MNRIQCGRVPKRKYSVPDKSVNSNGREMVLLPKETFLKMDQKLKMLSERCNLKEELNLVKKKIYSELVVRKEGNIYEPHKFREFCISAGANKLYDTILSAVTTPRQSKDRTDINQKRVVSVIYNLCYCLSQTCNPLQIDHALYLRSSQVNQEGIETEHIMGNSCARRTINNIVQTMSESHYLSLETFVTQAIEQKWLLVLVIDDYTSVHTKRRPLDEKPSEAKTMCTIVVKAFKDIPAISIDHASTVHDLNGIDIESCKGIITSASCLHDIAKTYATSMPNWLTQTFFDPELQRQRMNTHKYCESDNVRTMRKMDDLHLVEFVELRLKSMNDFEAAYDIVLSTSLAKYMQKFVLLQPGDWPCQFYCRQIIYHCLGKFHRSSSQPTNTLQETLFTSHDHSFYSYPTGNYACNMTHENMSQQPSILSIVPTIGPLHISLNSREHIVNSFHPFFKSVYQSIFPNSKLADKPKPWRVSLILEIVYGGWTLIRQTVMQKFCQFKDPQYGTLLNLLDNYIPLVLSIYSISFKLNHFSEYFRAIIRIWIMFTCLQRCHYNKAPLVWINMCLHWGNYSQHLYQLLQNHITIFDEYPVENTHSIL, encoded by the exons ATGAATCGGATTCAATGTGGACGTGTTCCAAAAAGGAAATATTCTGTGCCAGACAAGTCAGTTAACTCTAATGGTAGAGAGATGGTATTGTTACCaaaggagacgtttttaaaaatggacCAAAAATTGAAGATGTTATCAGAAA GATGTAACTTGAAAGAGGAGCTAAACCtggtgaagaaaaaaatatacagtGAATTGGTTGTAAGAAAGGAAGGCAACATATATGAACCTCACAAATTCCGGGAGTTCTGTATTTCTGCAGGTGCAAACAAACTATATGATACAATACTGAGTGCAGTAACAACTCCAAGGCAATCAAAGGACCGCACAGATATCAACCAAAAGAGAGTTGTTTCAGTTATTTATAACCTCTGCTACTGCCTGAGCCAAACATGTAATCCCCTCCAAATTGATCATGCATTATATTTACGAAGTAGCCAAGTAAACCAAGAAGGGATAGAAACAGAACACATCATGGGAAATTCTTGTGCTCGACGAACAATTAATAACATAGTTCAAACCATGTCTGAATCACATTATCTATCACTTGAAACTTTTGTTACTCAAGCAATAGAACAAAAATGGTTGTTGGTACTTGTCATTGACGATTACACATCTGTGCACACAAAACGGAGACCATTAGATGAGAAACCATCAGAAGCTAAGACCATGTGCACAATAGTGGTTAAGGCTTTCAAGGACATTCCAGCCATAAGCATCGACCATGCCAGCACTGTTCACGATTTGAATGGAATAGATATTGAATCTTGCAAAGGAATAATAACATCTGCATCCTGCTTGCATGACATTGCCAAAACTTATGCTACGTCAATGCCCAATTGGCTTACTCAAACATTTTTTGATCCAGAACTTCAAAGACAAAGAATGAATACCCATAAGTACTGTGAAAGTGATAATGTCCGAACAATGAGGAAAATGGACGACTTACACTTAGTTGAATTCGTGGAGTTAAGACTGAAGTCAATGAATGACTTTGAAGCTGCTTATGATATAGTGCTAAGCACAAGTTTGGCTAAATACATGCAGAAGTTTGTTCTCCTTCAGCCAGGAGATTGGCCCTGTCAATTCTACTGTCGCCAAATTATATACCATTGTCTTGGCAAGTTCCACAGAAGTTCTTCACAACCAACCAACACCCTTCAAGAAACTCTGTTCACTTCTCATGATCACTCCTTTTATTCATATCCAACTGGAAATTATGCCTGCAATATGACACATGAGAATATGAGTCAACAGCCATCTATTTTGTCAATTGTTCCAACCATTGGTCCTCTTCACATCTCCTTAAACAGCAGAGAACACATTGTTAATTCCTTTCACCCTTTCTTCAAATCAGTCTACCAGTCAATCTTCCCAAACAGCAAACTAGCAGATAAGCCTAAACCCTGGAGAGTAAGTCTAATTTTAGAGATAGTTTATGGAGGCTGGACACTTATTCGACAAACTGTCATGCAGAAGTTCTGTCAATTTAAAGATCCTCAATATGGAACCCTCCTAAATCTCCTGGACAATTACATACCCTTGGTCCTTTCtatttacagtatttctttCAAACTCAATCATTTTTCGGAGTACTTTCGTGCTATCATCAGAATCTGGATCATGTTCACTTGCCTTCAAAGATGTCATTACAATAAGGCGCCTCTTGTTTGGATCAACATGTGTTTGCACTGGGGAAATTATTCACAGCATCTTTATCAACTGCTCCAAAATCACATTACTATCTTTGATGAATATCCAGTTGAAAATACACACAGTATTCTG